A window of Candidatus Hydrogenedentota bacterium contains these coding sequences:
- a CDS encoding iron-containing alcohol dehydrogenase, with protein sequence MYKAPNIKSGAGVARELAQLPGRVLAVSMDIPWDLLQKQCPWTPDQVYMVPDMDLETVEEADAMLPECDVVVGVGGGSCCDLAKYLAWKRGCRMVLVPTIISVDAPLTNMIAVRVDKTVTYVGDIFPEELLIDYDLIQAAPPELNRAGACDIASIHTALFDWKLAHDNTGENYDAAVAALAAECLNELDRNAEEVYNVTPKGIDTIVDLYRREVKFCTEFGNSRPEEGAEHIVAYNIEHMTRRHFLHGDLVGLGIFVISRLQGNRAGWAEELIRRCGLRYGCPDASRDEIRRAIETLKPFKEKAGLFYSVVDTAEITPDFVESVMAELPAV encoded by the coding sequence ATGTACAAGGCACCGAATATCAAGTCCGGCGCGGGTGTCGCGCGGGAACTGGCGCAGTTGCCCGGCCGTGTGCTGGCGGTTTCGATGGACATTCCCTGGGACCTGCTGCAAAAGCAGTGCCCGTGGACGCCGGACCAGGTGTACATGGTGCCGGACATGGACCTGGAGACGGTGGAGGAGGCGGACGCCATGCTTCCTGAGTGCGATGTCGTGGTCGGCGTGGGCGGGGGCTCGTGCTGCGACCTGGCGAAGTATCTGGCCTGGAAGCGCGGCTGCCGCATGGTGCTGGTGCCGACCATCATCTCCGTGGACGCGCCCCTGACGAACATGATCGCCGTGCGCGTGGACAAGACAGTGACCTATGTGGGCGACATCTTCCCGGAGGAGCTGCTGATTGACTATGACCTGATCCAGGCGGCGCCGCCGGAGTTGAACCGCGCGGGCGCCTGCGACATCGCCAGCATTCACACCGCGCTGTTTGACTGGAAACTGGCCCACGACAACACGGGCGAGAACTACGACGCGGCGGTGGCGGCCCTCGCGGCGGAGTGCCTGAACGAGCTGGACCGGAACGCGGAGGAGGTGTACAACGTCACCCCGAAGGGGATAGACACGATTGTGGACCTGTACCGCCGCGAGGTGAAGTTCTGCACCGAGTTCGGCAACAGCCGCCCTGAGGAGGGCGCGGAGCACATCGTCGCCTACAACATCGAGCACATGACCCGCCGCCATTTCCTCCACGGGGACCTGGTGGGGCTGGGCATCTTTGTCATCTCGCGGCTTCAGGGAAACCGCGCCGGGTGGGCGGAGGAGCTCATCCGGCGCTGCGGCCTGCGTTACGGCTGCCCCGATGCCTCGCGCGATGAAATCCGCCGGGCCATTGAGACCCTCAAGCCCTTCAAGGAGAAGGCGGGCCTCTTTTACAGCGTGGTGGACACCGCCGAAATCACCCCGGACTTCGTCGAGTCCGTCATGGCGGAGTTGCCCGCCGTTTGA
- the lpxA gene encoding acyl-ACP--UDP-N-acetylglucosamine O-acyltransferase, translated as MNIHPTAIIHPGAELAPDVEVQPYTIIEDQVVIGGGSVIGPHCVIGGGTVMGRNNRTYSGAQIGVVPQDLKHVKGALGRTVIGDNNVFREAVTVSSSTVYAGDDGHKVTQIGGDCLFMACSHVAHDCHVGDRVIMANGTALAGHVTVQSGATLGGMVGVHQFCVVGAMAFIGGMSRINMDVLPYMIMEGHPARCYGPNVVGLTRSGFSKEAIARIRRIFKLIYRSGLNMTQAIEEIEKVVEDSPEKKTIMDFVRNSKRGVSR; from the coding sequence ATGAACATACACCCGACGGCAATCATTCATCCGGGCGCGGAGCTCGCGCCGGATGTCGAGGTTCAGCCCTACACCATCATCGAGGACCAGGTGGTCATCGGCGGGGGTTCCGTCATCGGCCCGCACTGCGTCATCGGCGGCGGCACGGTCATGGGGCGGAACAACCGCACCTACAGCGGCGCGCAGATAGGCGTGGTTCCCCAGGACCTGAAACATGTGAAGGGCGCCCTGGGCCGGACCGTCATCGGGGACAACAATGTCTTCCGCGAGGCGGTCACCGTGAGCTCCAGCACGGTCTACGCCGGGGACGACGGGCACAAGGTCACGCAGATTGGGGGTGACTGCCTCTTCATGGCCTGCTCGCATGTGGCGCACGACTGCCATGTGGGCGACCGGGTCATCATGGCGAACGGCACGGCCCTGGCGGGCCATGTGACCGTGCAGTCCGGCGCCACCCTCGGCGGCATGGTCGGTGTCCACCAGTTCTGCGTGGTCGGCGCCATGGCCTTCATCGGCGGCATGTCCCGCATCAACATGGACGTGCTGCCCTACATGATCATGGAGGGGCATCCGGCGCGCTGCTACGGCCCGAACGTGGTCGGCCTCACGCGCAGCGGCTTCTCGAAAGAGGCCATCGCCCGCATCCGCCGCATCTTCAAGCTGATTTACCGCTCCGGCCTGAACATGACCCAGGCCATCGAGGAGATCGAGAAGGTTGTCGAGGACAGCCCCGAGAAAAAAACCATCATGGACTTCGTCCGGAATTCCAAGCGGGGAGTCTCCCGTTAG
- a CDS encoding Gfo/Idh/MocA family oxidoreductase, protein MTALRAGVVGVGHLGYHHARIYAAMEGVELAGVADPDGAHREKAAAQFTVPDFTDVKGLLECGVDLVSVATPTAAHHDVVLELLQAGVHVLVEKPIAATVREAEAMVAVARAHHRILQVGHIERFNGAVMALFAALPEPRFIECHRLSPYPGRGGDVSVVHDLMIHDLDIVLRLVNSEVVSLDAVGVPVFSACEDIANVRLRFASGCVANLTSSRVSIERMRKIRIFEDNAYVSTDYSAQEVMVYRKKPGPIPPGENPMGHLIIEPLAVERDEPLKLELESFVHAVRTATPPAVSGEDGLNALRLAERITNEIRSQR, encoded by the coding sequence ATGACAGCACTTCGCGCCGGTGTCGTGGGGGTGGGCCATCTCGGCTACCACCATGCCCGCATTTACGCCGCCATGGAGGGGGTGGAGCTCGCCGGGGTCGCCGACCCCGACGGGGCCCACCGGGAAAAGGCCGCCGCGCAGTTCACGGTGCCGGACTTCACGGACGTGAAGGGCCTGCTGGAATGCGGGGTTGACCTGGTCTCCGTGGCGACGCCCACGGCGGCGCACCATGACGTGGTCCTCGAACTGCTCCAGGCCGGGGTGCATGTGCTGGTCGAGAAGCCCATCGCCGCCACGGTGCGCGAGGCGGAGGCCATGGTGGCCGTGGCGCGCGCCCACCACCGCATCCTGCAGGTGGGCCACATCGAGCGGTTCAACGGCGCGGTGATGGCGCTCTTCGCGGCCCTGCCCGAGCCCCGCTTCATCGAGTGCCACCGCCTCAGCCCCTATCCCGGCCGGGGCGGCGACGTGAGCGTGGTCCACGACCTGATGATCCACGACCTGGACATCGTTCTGCGCCTGGTGAATTCGGAGGTGGTCTCCCTGGACGCCGTGGGGGTTCCCGTCTTCTCCGCCTGCGAGGACATTGCCAACGTCCGCCTGCGCTTCGCCTCGGGCTGCGTGGCGAACCTCACCAGCAGCCGCGTCTCCATCGAGCGCATGCGGAAAATCCGCATCTTCGAGGACAACGCCTATGTCTCGACGGATTACAGCGCCCAGGAGGTCATGGTCTACCGCAAAAAGCCCGGCCCCATCCCGCCGGGGGAGAACCCCATGGGGCACCTCATCATAGAGCCCCTTGCGGTGGAGCGGGACGAGCCCCTGAAACTGGAGCTGGAGTCCTTTGTCCACGCCGTGCGCACAGCCACCCCGCCCGCGGTCAGCGGTGAGGACGGCCTGAACGCCCTGCGCCTCGCCGAGCGCATCACCAACGAAATCAGGAGCCAGCGGTGA
- the lpxB gene encoding lipid-A-disaccharide synthase, giving the protein MTRLFFVAGESSGDIHGANLIRALLAERPDWAFEGLGGRRMAGAGMDLRHDLAGEAIMGFAEVVKRLRPLRRLFKDTVTRLRETRPDVLVLIDYPGFNLRLAEEAKKLGIPIVYYISPQVWAWKKRRIHTIARLVDKMLVIFPFEEALYRNIGVDCAHVGHPLLDHIAEHRPRAAEDGELVVGLLPGSREMELRRIAPVMIETARRVRARHPEARFEAPCVDEARAAQLRALAGDFPLTLRVGGMFDVLSRARCCMVTSGTATLETALFGVPLVILYKMNPVTFRLARHLVQVEHIGIVNILAGRRVAPEFIQHEAVPERVAPVLLDLVGDTPARRAMLADLDGVREGLGGPGASARAAAEIIALLEESRHE; this is encoded by the coding sequence GTGACACGCCTCTTCTTCGTGGCCGGCGAGTCCTCCGGCGACATCCACGGCGCCAACCTCATCCGCGCCCTGCTCGCGGAACGTCCGGACTGGGCCTTTGAGGGGCTGGGGGGGAGGCGCATGGCCGGCGCCGGGATGGACCTGCGCCACGACCTCGCGGGCGAGGCCATCATGGGCTTCGCCGAAGTGGTGAAGCGGCTGCGGCCGCTCCGCCGCCTGTTCAAGGACACCGTCACCCGGCTGCGGGAGACCCGTCCGGACGTCCTGGTGCTCATTGACTATCCCGGCTTCAATCTCCGCCTCGCGGAGGAGGCCAAAAAGCTCGGCATCCCCATCGTCTATTACATCAGCCCCCAGGTGTGGGCCTGGAAGAAGCGCCGCATCCACACCATCGCGCGGCTGGTGGACAAAATGCTGGTCATCTTTCCCTTTGAGGAGGCCCTGTACCGGAACATCGGCGTGGACTGCGCCCATGTGGGGCATCCGCTGCTGGACCACATCGCGGAGCACCGCCCCCGCGCGGCGGAGGACGGGGAACTGGTCGTCGGCCTGCTGCCCGGCAGCCGCGAGATGGAGCTGCGCCGCATCGCGCCGGTGATGATTGAGACCGCGCGCCGCGTGCGGGCACGGCATCCGGAGGCGCGTTTCGAGGCGCCCTGCGTGGACGAGGCCCGGGCCGCGCAGTTGCGCGCCCTGGCGGGGGACTTCCCCCTCACCCTGCGCGTCGGCGGCATGTTCGACGTGCTTTCCCGCGCCCGCTGCTGCATGGTCACCTCCGGCACGGCCACACTGGAGACCGCGCTCTTCGGCGTGCCCCTGGTGATTCTCTACAAAATGAACCCCGTTACCTTCCGGCTTGCGCGGCATCTGGTCCAGGTCGAGCATATCGGCATCGTGAACATCCTTGCGGGACGGCGCGTTGCGCCCGAATTCATCCAGCACGAGGCCGTGCCGGAGCGCGTCGCGCCCGTCCTGCTGGACCTTGTGGGGGACACCCCGGCGCGCCGCGCCATGCTGGCGGACCTGGACGGGGTCCGTGAAGGCCTTGGCGGGCCCGGCGCCTCGGCGCGGGCCGCCGCCGAAATCATCGCACTGCTTGAGGAGAGCCGACATGAGTGA
- the polA gene encoding DNA polymerase I, with protein MSDRIFLVDAMAFAFRAFHAIKAGLSDPKGRPTNAVYGFTRILLKVLRDHSPSHVAVVFDAPGPTFRDEMYAEYKATRRETPPELLEQFPRMHDVVRALNLPLFCVPGVEADDVIGTLACRAGTAGMEAVLVSGDKDLQQLVTDTVRVFDPGKGDAGVWIGPDEVRERFGTDPAHVVDALALIGDTADNVPGVRGIGDKTAQKLMAQYGSLEGLYAHLDDLKGKQKENLEADRDKAFFSRELVTIRTDVALPMDVADCVLREPDPERVRACFAELGFDSLMAEAGGAAPPQPETLAYTLVLDEDTLARAVAEMRAAGCFAVDTETTSVDPMLAELVGVSLSCAPCTGYYIPVGHTLDALTYMSDPDDLTSVVELNPVPKEKALEMLRPLLEDGSVGKIGHNIKYDIIVFGNAGIHLQGVAMDTMVASYLIDPSRLRHNLDEVCVHYLKRANIPISELIGRGAKTVTFDEVPVVKACDYASEDADVALRLAGLFKPILRERGLEELNRDMELPLIQVLARMEQAGITLDPVVFSDMSVELASRLADLETRIHETAGSPFNINSPKQLQEILFGKLGLRTVRKTKTGQSTDVDVLEELSAEHPLPALILEYRSLEKLRGTYVDALPRMVNPRTGRVHTSFNQAVAATGRLSSSDPNLQNIPVRTADGRRIRAGFVAGGEGLVLVSADYSQIELRVMAHLSGDAGLRAAFEGGADIHRETAARVFGVMPELVSPEMRRQAKAVNFGVIYGISEFGLARNLGIPRAAAGRFISDYFNQYPGVRAWLDGILEQAKRDGYVTTLFQRRRYLPELSGGDPNVRKAAERAAINTPVQGTAADIIKMAMVRLDPLLGRTDARMLLQVHDELVVETPAERAEETAALMRETMESVADLSVPLKVDIGTGRNWAEIH; from the coding sequence ATGAGTGACCGCATCTTTCTCGTGGACGCCATGGCCTTCGCCTTTCGCGCGTTCCACGCCATCAAGGCGGGGCTGAGCGACCCGAAGGGGCGGCCCACGAACGCCGTATACGGGTTCACCCGCATCCTTCTCAAGGTCCTGCGTGACCACAGCCCCTCGCATGTCGCCGTGGTGTTTGACGCGCCCGGCCCCACCTTCCGCGATGAGATGTACGCCGAATACAAGGCCACCCGCCGCGAGACCCCGCCGGAACTGCTCGAACAGTTTCCCCGCATGCACGACGTGGTGCGGGCGCTCAACCTGCCCCTGTTCTGCGTGCCGGGGGTCGAGGCGGACGATGTCATCGGCACACTGGCCTGCCGCGCCGGGACTGCGGGCATGGAGGCCGTGCTCGTCAGCGGGGACAAGGACCTCCAGCAACTGGTGACGGACACGGTCCGGGTCTTCGACCCCGGCAAGGGCGATGCGGGCGTGTGGATTGGTCCGGACGAGGTGCGGGAACGTTTCGGCACGGACCCGGCCCACGTGGTGGACGCGCTGGCGCTCATCGGCGACACGGCGGACAACGTGCCGGGCGTGCGCGGCATCGGCGACAAGACGGCCCAGAAGCTCATGGCGCAGTATGGGTCGCTCGAGGGGTTGTACGCGCATCTGGACGACCTGAAAGGGAAACAGAAAGAGAACTTGGAGGCGGACCGGGACAAGGCCTTTTTCAGCCGGGAACTGGTCACCATCCGCACGGATGTCGCCCTGCCCATGGACGTGGCGGACTGTGTCCTCCGCGAGCCGGACCCGGAACGGGTCCGGGCCTGTTTCGCGGAACTGGGTTTTGACTCGTTAATGGCCGAGGCCGGGGGCGCCGCGCCCCCGCAGCCGGAGACCCTGGCCTACACCCTGGTGCTGGACGAGGACACCCTGGCCCGCGCCGTGGCCGAGATGCGCGCGGCGGGCTGTTTCGCCGTGGACACGGAGACGACCTCCGTGGACCCCATGCTGGCGGAACTGGTCGGCGTGTCCCTCTCCTGCGCGCCGTGCACGGGCTACTACATCCCCGTGGGCCACACCCTCGACGCGCTCACCTATATGAGCGACCCGGACGACCTCACCTCGGTTGTGGAACTCAATCCCGTGCCGAAGGAAAAGGCGCTGGAGATGCTGCGTCCCCTGCTGGAGGACGGGTCTGTCGGGAAAATCGGGCACAACATCAAGTACGACATCATTGTGTTCGGGAACGCGGGCATTCATCTTCAGGGGGTCGCCATGGACACCATGGTGGCGTCCTACCTGATTGATCCCTCGCGGCTCCGGCACAATCTGGACGAGGTGTGCGTCCATTACCTCAAGCGCGCCAACATCCCCATCAGCGAACTCATCGGCCGGGGGGCCAAAACAGTCACCTTTGACGAGGTGCCCGTGGTGAAGGCCTGCGACTATGCCAGCGAGGACGCGGATGTCGCCCTGCGGCTGGCCGGACTCTTCAAGCCCATCCTGCGCGAGCGCGGCCTGGAGGAATTGAACCGGGACATGGAGCTTCCCCTGATTCAGGTGCTCGCCCGGATGGAGCAGGCGGGAATCACCCTGGACCCGGTCGTGTTCTCCGATATGAGCGTTGAATTGGCGTCGCGTTTGGCGGACCTTGAAACGCGCATCCATGAAACGGCGGGCAGCCCCTTCAACATCAACTCCCCGAAGCAGCTTCAGGAGATTCTTTTCGGGAAACTCGGGCTCAGGACCGTCCGCAAGACCAAGACCGGACAGTCCACGGACGTGGACGTGCTCGAGGAGCTTTCGGCGGAGCATCCGCTGCCCGCTTTGATACTTGAATACCGCTCCCTTGAAAAGCTGCGCGGCACCTATGTGGACGCCCTGCCCCGCATGGTCAACCCGCGCACGGGCCGCGTGCACACCTCTTTCAACCAGGCCGTGGCCGCGACGGGCCGCCTGTCGAGCAGCGACCCGAACCTCCAGAACATCCCCGTGCGCACGGCGGACGGACGCCGCATCCGTGCGGGTTTCGTGGCGGGCGGCGAGGGGCTGGTGCTGGTGTCGGCGGACTACTCGCAAATCGAGCTGAGGGTCATGGCGCACCTCTCCGGGGACGCGGGCCTGCGCGCCGCCTTCGAGGGCGGCGCCGACATCCACCGCGAGACGGCGGCGCGGGTGTTCGGGGTGATGCCGGAGCTGGTCTCCCCCGAAATGCGGCGCCAGGCGAAGGCGGTGAACTTCGGAGTGATTTACGGCATCAGCGAATTTGGGCTGGCCAGGAACCTGGGCATACCCCGCGCGGCGGCGGGCCGCTTCATCAGCGATTATTTTAACCAGTACCCCGGCGTGCGCGCCTGGCTCGACGGCATCCTGGAGCAGGCCAAACGCGACGGCTATGTGACGACACTGTTCCAGCGGCGGCGGTATCTGCCGGAACTGTCCGGCGGCGACCCGAACGTGCGGAAGGCCGCGGAGCGCGCCGCGATCAACACCCCCGTGCAGGGCACTGCGGCGGACATCATCAAGATGGCCATGGTGCGGCTGGACCCCCTGCTGGGCAGGACGGATGCGCGGATGCTGCTGCAGGTGCACGACGAGCTGGTGGTGGAGACGCCCGCGGAGCGGGCGGAGGAGACGGCGGCCCTGATGCGCGAAACGATGGAGTCGGTGGCGGACCTGTCCGTGCCGCTGAAAGTGGACATCGGCACGGGCCGGAACTGGGCGGAAATACATTGA
- the rho gene encoding transcription termination factor Rho — protein sequence MAENGSADKHQGFKPSGPKKRTFTNPRQQQNRPGGGKRRPGPQGQGGPRKPPVLDVANEPMPELSPDGPEVAISELKTMSMPELNSLAEQLGLSEYGGLKKQDLIFMLLQASIEKAGSAYGEGVLEILPDGFGFLRSPDYSYLAGPDDIYVSPSQIRKFGLRTGDTITGHVRPPKEGERYFALLKVESVNGESPEEAQRRINFDNLTPLHPDERLKLETTQGEIGMRMMDLISPIGKGQRGLIVAAPFTGKTVLLQKIANSVAVNHPEAVVIVLLIDERPEEVTDMQRSVKGEVIASTFDEPPERHVQVAEMVLNKAKRLVEHKKDVVILLDSITRLARAYNVIVPSSGKVLSGGVDSNALQRPKRFFGAARNIEEGGSLTILATALVETGSRMDDVIFEEFKGTGNMELHLDRRLMEKRIFPAIDVNKSRTRKEELLLSPEDLERIWLLLRVLSPLEPSEAADLLISKLKKTKTNDEFLALMQKM from the coding sequence ATGGCCGAGAACGGAAGCGCCGACAAGCACCAGGGCTTCAAACCCAGCGGGCCCAAGAAGCGCACCTTCACCAATCCCCGCCAGCAGCAGAACCGTCCGGGCGGAGGCAAGCGCCGTCCCGGCCCGCAGGGGCAGGGCGGCCCCCGCAAGCCTCCCGTGCTTGACGTGGCCAACGAGCCGATGCCAGAACTTTCCCCCGACGGACCCGAGGTCGCCATCAGCGAGCTGAAGACCATGTCCATGCCGGAGCTGAACAGTCTGGCCGAGCAGCTCGGACTTTCCGAGTACGGCGGACTGAAGAAGCAGGACCTCATTTTCATGCTCCTGCAGGCCAGCATCGAGAAGGCCGGCTCGGCCTATGGCGAGGGCGTCCTGGAAATCCTGCCGGACGGTTTCGGCTTTCTCCGGTCCCCGGACTACTCCTACTTGGCCGGCCCGGATGACATCTACGTGTCCCCCTCGCAAATCCGCAAGTTCGGCCTGCGCACGGGCGACACCATCACCGGCCATGTGCGCCCGCCCAAGGAGGGCGAGCGCTACTTCGCCCTGCTCAAGGTGGAGTCGGTCAACGGCGAGAGCCCCGAGGAGGCCCAGCGCCGCATCAACTTCGACAACCTGACCCCCCTGCATCCCGACGAGCGCCTCAAACTGGAGACGACCCAGGGCGAAATCGGCATGCGCATGATGGACCTCATCTCCCCCATCGGCAAGGGCCAGCGCGGGCTTATCGTCGCCGCCCCCTTCACGGGCAAGACGGTCCTCCTCCAGAAAATCGCCAACAGCGTCGCCGTGAACCACCCCGAGGCCGTCGTCATCGTGCTGCTCATTGACGAGCGCCCCGAGGAGGTCACGGACATGCAGCGCTCGGTCAAGGGCGAGGTCATCGCCTCCACCTTCGACGAGCCGCCTGAGCGGCACGTGCAGGTGGCCGAGATGGTGCTGAACAAGGCCAAGCGCCTGGTCGAGCACAAAAAGGATGTGGTCATCCTCCTCGACTCCATCACCCGCCTCGCCCGCGCCTACAACGTCATCGTGCCCTCCAGCGGCAAAGTCCTTTCCGGCGGCGTGGACTCGAACGCCCTCCAGCGGCCCAAGCGCTTCTTCGGCGCGGCCCGCAACATTGAGGAGGGCGGCAGCCTCACCATCCTGGCCACGGCCCTGGTCGAGACCGGCAGCCGCATGGATGATGTCATCTTCGAGGAGTTCAAGGGCACGGGCAACATGGAACTGCACCTGGACCGCCGCCTCATGGAGAAGCGCATCTTCCCCGCCATTGACGTGAACAAGTCGCGCACCCGCAAGGAGGAGCTGCTCCTGAGTCCCGAGGACCTCGAACGCATCTGGCTGCTGCTTCGCGTGCTCAGCCCCCTCGAGCCGTCGGAGGCGGCCGACCTGCTCATCAGCAAGCTGAAGAAGACCAAGACCAACGACGAGTTCCTGGCCCTGATGCAGAAGATGTAG
- a CDS encoding acyloxyacyl hydrolase, with the protein MIRIFTSTFIVLAAMAATAQEGSGTAERPDTEGQKTHFWRLELSGGPGVYSGKAHRSGDWMTKVTVEYETPMTERLTLGLRLLPALLYEQDGRGEETVWGGGAGVAARLYAKPEGYRGLFGEASGHLVVHKHQIEGNTSNLNFLTGLGLGYQFGNDLSAVIRWEHLSNAHLGHHNQGANMITAGIGIRF; encoded by the coding sequence ATGATACGGATATTCACCTCAACTTTTATCGTTCTCGCAGCCATGGCCGCAACGGCGCAGGAAGGCTCAGGCACGGCGGAACGACCTGACACCGAAGGACAGAAAACACACTTCTGGCGGCTGGAACTGTCCGGCGGCCCAGGTGTTTATTCCGGCAAGGCCCACCGCTCCGGTGACTGGATGACAAAGGTGACGGTGGAGTATGAGACACCCATGACGGAACGGCTCACCCTCGGTCTGCGCCTGCTGCCCGCGCTGCTCTACGAGCAGGACGGGCGCGGCGAGGAAACGGTCTGGGGCGGGGGGGCCGGAGTGGCCGCGCGGCTTTACGCCAAACCCGAAGGGTACCGGGGCCTCTTCGGGGAGGCCTCCGGTCATTTGGTGGTCCACAAGCACCAAATCGAGGGAAACACCTCCAACCTGAACTTTTTGACCGGTCTCGGCCTGGGCTACCAGTTCGGGAACGACCTGAGCGCGGTCATCCGCTGGGAGCACCTCTCCAACGCCCACCTGGGGCATCACAACCAGGGGGCGAACATGATCACGGCGGGAATCGGCATCCGGTTTTAA
- the galK gene encoding galactokinase, which produces MMETPLELFARLFPDSGAPRTVRAPGRVNLIGEHTDYNGLPVLPMAITRGVRALFSPRGDGRICLRNLDPAFPDTAFMNAADIAPSAPGAWDNYVKAAVLGVRGMFPDAPTAGMNLLVGSDLPAGAGLSSSSALVVASAMALLDTLGRAPETLEERTRLASVLAEAEHFVGTRGGGMDQAVILLGEAGHACKIDFFPLRAARAPLPEDCAVVVCDSMVKAEKSGAARARYNLNPRLCALACALTRAQLREDFGEDVPLERLGDLWHGPLCLTTREAEALFARAVPAPRATVDDAARRLRMTPDEVRARWLDGLPEPEGGFDLAARLRHQAGEHRRVEHARDALLANDPESFGRLMAASHESCRDNLQVSCPELDMLVEDALAEGALGARLTGAGFGGATVNLVWRNRAEDFIEAMARRHYRDRRGHTGPAPAFIAEAGPGARIEC; this is translated from the coding sequence ATGATGGAAACGCCACTGGAACTGTTTGCGCGCCTCTTTCCGGACAGCGGCGCGCCGCGCACGGTGCGCGCGCCGGGACGCGTGAACCTCATCGGCGAGCACACGGACTACAACGGCCTGCCGGTGCTGCCCATGGCCATCACCCGCGGGGTGCGCGCGCTCTTCTCCCCCCGCGGCGACGGCAGGATATGCCTCCGCAACCTGGACCCGGCTTTTCCGGACACGGCGTTTATGAACGCGGCGGACATTGCCCCCTCCGCGCCGGGCGCGTGGGACAACTATGTCAAGGCCGCCGTGCTCGGGGTTCGGGGGATGTTTCCGGACGCGCCGACGGCGGGCATGAACCTGCTGGTGGGCTCCGACCTGCCCGCGGGCGCGGGGCTCAGCTCCTCGTCGGCGCTGGTGGTCGCCTCGGCGATGGCCCTGCTGGACACCCTGGGGCGCGCGCCGGAGACGCTGGAGGAGCGCACACGGCTCGCCTCCGTGCTGGCGGAGGCGGAGCATTTTGTGGGCACGCGCGGCGGCGGCATGGACCAGGCGGTCATCCTGCTGGGGGAGGCGGGCCACGCCTGCAAGATTGACTTCTTCCCCCTGCGCGCCGCGCGGGCGCCCCTGCCGGAGGACTGCGCGGTGGTGGTCTGCGACTCGATGGTGAAGGCGGAAAAAAGCGGGGCGGCCCGCGCCCGCTACAACCTGAATCCGCGCCTGTGCGCCCTGGCCTGCGCCCTCACGCGCGCCCAACTGCGCGAGGACTTCGGCGAGGACGTGCCCCTGGAGCGGCTGGGCGACCTTTGGCACGGCCCGCTCTGCCTCACCACGCGCGAGGCGGAGGCGCTCTTCGCCCGCGCCGTGCCCGCGCCCCGCGCCACGGTGGACGACGCCGCCCGGCGCCTCCGCATGACACCGGACGAGGTGCGGGCGCGCTGGCTTGACGGACTGCCCGAGCCGGAGGGGGGCTTTGATTTGGCCGCGCGCCTGCGGCATCAGGCGGGCGAGCACCGCCGTGTCGAGCATGCGCGGGACGCGCTTCTCGCCAATGACCCCGAATCCTTTGGCCGGCTGATGGCGGCCTCCCATGAAAGCTGCCGGGACAACCTCCAGGTGAGTTGCCCCGAGCTGGACATGCTGGTGGAGGACGCGCTGGCCGAAGGCGCGCTGGGCGCGCGGCTCACCGGCGCGGGCTTTGGCGGGGCCACGGTCAATCTCGTGTGGCGCAACCGGGCGGAGGACTTCATCGAGGCCATGGCCCGCCGCCATTACCGTGACCGGCGCGGCCACACCGGCCCCGCGCCTGCCTTCATCGCCGAGGCCGGACCCGGCGCGCGAATTGAGTGCTAA